The DNA region CGGTGAAGGCCCTGCCTGTCGCGCGATACGTGCCGTGGTAGAAACCGTGGGCGATGATGTGCTCGCCGGCGTCGTGGAACTGGTCGGCCCCGGCGCGATAGCCGTCCCATTCGCGGGCCAGACGTTCATGCACGTTGCGCAGGATGTCGTCGGGACCGATATAGGTGCCGGCGTACGGGAAACCGGCGGCCTCGGTCCACTCGGCATCTGCGGCCAGCGCTGCCCGCAGGTGACGGCCGTTGTCGGCCGCGTTGCCAGAATAGGTGGCGCGTACAATGTCGAGGTTGCTCATGCGGTCGTTCATGCCTGTTCTCCTTCGCTGTGGGACAGCGCCGTGACCAGCGCGTTGCGCCAGGCCTGCGGCTGGCCAGGATGGCGGCCGATGTCCAGCAGCGTGATCCGGCCGTCTGTCTGTTCCAGGGCAAAGGTCGGGAAGCCCTGGCCGCCGACCCGCGCCAGCCAGGCGCGGCTGTCGGCGATATGCGCCTGTGTCGCCGGGCCGGCCTGACGCCGGTATTCGGCGTCGAACGCCACGCCATCCAGACCGATGTCGATCGCCATGGCCTGCAGGACGTCGGTATCGGCAATCCGCCGTCCTTCCACGTAGTGCGCCTGCTGCAGCCGACGCAGCAGATCCAGCCCGCGGCCGGCCAGTGCCTCGGAGGCGAGGATGGCGGTGGTCGGTGGTTCGGAATCGAGTACCGCCGAGGTGTCGCAGAGCAGTCCGTCCGTGTAGGCGCTGCCGAACGGCTGGCCGGTCAGCGCCGAGATGCGCTGGTCGTGCGGGCGCACGTAATCGCGCCACTGTGGCGTGACCGCGCGCCGGCTGGCCCAGGTCAGCATGCCGCCGGCGTGGAAGACCACGCGCAGGCCGGGCACGGTGCGGGCGGCGTCAACCAGCGGCGCGGCGCCATGGCACCAGCCGCACAGCGGATCGAAAATATAGTGCAGGGTCGCGTTTTGCATGAATGGGACTCCGGTTCCGGGATAACGAGTTATTGCGGCCAGGCCATTTCACCCTT from Microvirgula aerodenitrificans DSM 15089 includes:
- a CDS encoding nuclear transport factor 2 family protein; this translates as MNDRMSNLDIVRATYSGNAADNGRHLRAALAADAEWTEAAGFPYAGTYIGPDDILRNVHERLAREWDGYRAGADQFHDAGEHIIAHGFYHGTYRATGRAFTAAFAHIHTLRDGRIVKFVQVVDSAKVWEAMRD
- a CDS encoding DsbA family protein, producing the protein MQNATLHYIFDPLCGWCHGAAPLVDAARTVPGLRVVFHAGGMLTWASRRAVTPQWRDYVRPHDQRISALTGQPFGSAYTDGLLCDTSAVLDSEPPTTAILASEALAGRGLDLLRRLQQAHYVEGRRIADTDVLQAMAIDIGLDGVAFDAEYRRQAGPATQAHIADSRAWLARVGGQGFPTFALEQTDGRITLLDIGRHPGQPQAWRNALVTALSHSEGEQA